ACTGGGCTTGGTCCCTCTGGATAGAGTCCACACTTTTCCACACACGTTTTATAGCAGATGGGTCTAGTTTTCCATAACCCTTCCTTGAGATCTCCCCCTATCTGCTTTCTGCAGCAGTGATGAGGGCCTCATTTGCATCTTGAGTGAATTTCCTGGCCCTCTTCCTTGCTGAATCACCCTGCATTTTTAATTTTTGATGAACTGTGATGAACTGTGCTGATGTTTAAATCCCCTCTGAAAAATggttgattcagccctgggtgcacGGCGCATGCGCGGACGATGTACCCTGCACGTGATCTGGAAGGCGGCAGAAGAATCGGAAGGAAAAAACGGAGGGGGGAAATGTTTTTGCACATGCGAACAGGCATTTTTTAAAAACCGGCGAAAAATTGAGTTTCAGCGCAACGTTTTTGAAAACGGCACAATTTTACCGCTTATAGCCATCGTCAAAAAGCGTTTGGCCAATTTTGCGCCTTAATTTTTTAATGCAAATTTCGGCGCTTAAAAATAAAGACGTTAACCGCTATTAGTGCCAAAAAAGCGGTACTAGCGCTAtttggccaatttctaggccacagtATGTTATCTAACTCATTCTGTGATTTCTGAACTCCCACCTCCGATTCCACCTATACACCAACTCCTTTCTTGCCCACCCTTTTCTTTGTAAAGACTCGATACTTTTGAAGGTTATATTTATTTCCATCGTCTGGATTTAGCCATGTTTCTGTTATTCCCACTACATTATTGGTCCCTACTGTCACTGTCGCATCTTATTTATAATGCTTCAAGCAATCATGTATTTACCGCCTATCATGCTTCCCAGTGTCAGCCTATTCCTGGTCTCTGGCTCATGTATATTGATCTGGGTAGTATTGTCTATACCCACCTGCTGACTATCTTCCATGCTGCAATTTATCTTTTCTGGGATTTGGCTTTCGActtgctctctctccttcccccatcttACCTAGTATAAGTGATTTTTGATTGTTGTTCCAAAGTTCTTCACAATCTCTTTGTTCCTACTTGGATTGGACCATTGaatagtaatcaggaaggaaaacacTGGCCGATTTTTAACCCAGAAGCACTAAGGTCAAATTGCAGCAACTCCACTGTCGCCCTCAGCTGGTATCAGTTAAGGCAGCACAGCCTTGTGAATCTGTGTCGTACCTACTCTAAAGCCTCAATATTtttcctatagtgtggagcccaatactgctctaactgaggtcttaaggttttatataggttcatGATTACCTGttggctgagggaatgctgcattgtctttcagatgaaacgttaaatcaaggcactgtctgctctctcaggtgggcgttaaagatcccatggcagtatttcgaagaagagcaggggagttatcactggtgtcctggccaatatttcatcatcatcataggcagtcctcaaaatcgaggaagacttgcttcctctctaaaagtgatttctcaggtaactgtacagtccaatacaggaattacagtctctgtcacaggtgggacagacagtggttggaggaaagggtgggtggggagtctggtttgccgcattctccttccgctgcctgtgcttgtttcctgcatgctctcagcgacgagactcgaggtgctcagcaccctcccggatgcccttcttccacttaggacggtctttggcctcaatcaacatcactgaaacagattatcttggCTTCAGCATTTccgtgaggttgtgaaagacgctttaAGTGGCTAGACTAGAAAAGTTGGGGtacttctcctcagagcagagaaggttgagaggagagttgatagaggtattcaaaatcatgaggggtcagaGTAGAAAGAGAAACtcttcccattggctgaagggttgagaaccagaggacacagatttaaggtaaaagaaaccaaaggcgacatgaggcaaaccttttttacgcagcgagcggttaggatttggagtgtactgcttgaaagagtggtggaggcagactcaattgtggctttcaaaagggaattggataagtacctgaaggaaaaaaaattcagggttacggggcaagggcgagggagtgggactagctgaggtgctcttgcagagagccagcacggactcgaccggccgaatggcctccttctgtgctgtaaccaatctatgaaatgcaagtctttctttccttaggGCAACAAAGCATACTTAAGATTTCTCAacaaagaacaacaacttgtatttataacaaAAAACATAGTAGTGTGTGTAGATAATACTTTTGCTAGTCTATTCTGCTCACCATGTCCCCCTGAACAGGTATTGGCAGCAACATCCtgcccaccctcccccacacatcataggcaatccctagatatcgaggaagacttgcttccactctaaaaggttgagtcctcaggtgactgaacagtccaatacgagaattacagtctctgtcataggtgggacagacagtcgttgatggaaagggtaggtggggagtctggtttgccgcaggctccttccgctgcctgcgcttgtcacccgcatgctctcggcgacaagactcgaggtgctcagcgccctcccagatgcacagacccaatccacgcccggaccggggtcaagcagggctgtgtcatcgcaccaaccctcttctcgatcttccttgctgcaatgctccatctcacgctcaacaagctccccgctggagtggaactaaactatagaaccagtgggaacctgttcaccctTCGTCTCCTCCAGGCTAGATTCAAGACCGTCCTAtcttctgtcgtcgaactacagtacgtggacgacgcttgcgtctgcgcacagaggcttaactccaagccatcgtcaacatcttcaccgaggtgtacgaaagcatgggccttacactaaacctccgtaagacaaaggtcctccaccaacctgaccccgccacacagcactgcccccggtcatcaaaatccacggctcggccctggacaacgtggaccactttccatacctcgggagcctactatcagcaagggcagacatcgatgatgagatccaacaccacctccagtgtgccagcgcaaccttcggtcgtctgaggaagagagtgttcgagaatcaggccctcaaatctgacacgaagcttatggtctacagggctgtagtgatacccgccctcctgtatggctcagagacgcggatcatgtacagtagacacctcaaatcgctggagaaataccaccagtgatatctctgcaagatcctgcaaatcccctgggagaacagacgcactaacgttagcgtccttgatcaggccaacatccctagcatcgaagcactgaccacacttgaccagctccgttggacgggccacatcatccgcatgcccaacacgagactcccaaagcaagcgctctacttgaaactcctacacggcaagcgagccccaggtgggcagaggaaacatagaaaataggtacaggagtagggcattgggcccttcgagcctgcaccaccattcaataggatcatggctgatcattcacctcagttatacctttcctgcgttctctccataccccttgatctctttagccataagggcaatatctaactcctttttgaatatatccaatgaactggcatcaacaactctctgcggtagggaatcccacaggttaacaactctctgagtgaagaagtttctcctcatctcagtcctaaatggcttaccccttatctttagactatatcccctggttctggacttccgcaacaaatgtttcaaggacaccctcaaagccttcttgataaaatgcaacgtcccaaccgacacctgggaatccctggcccaagaccaagggcggtcctgctgcaactgtatagggtattggtgagccgcacctggagtactgcgtgcagttttggtcaccttacttaaggaaggatatactggctctggagggggtacagagacggttcactaggctgattccgaagatgagggggttaccttatgataatagattgagtagactgggtctttactcgtgggagttcagaaggatgaggagtgatcttatagaaacatttaaaataatgaaagggatagacaagatagaggcagagaggttgtttccactggtcggggagactagaactagggggcacagcctcaaaatacgggggagccaatttaaaaccgtgttgagaaggaatttcttctcccagagggttgtgaatctgtgtaattctctgcccaaggaagcagttgaggctagctcattgaatgtattcaagtcacagatagatagatttttaaccaataagggaattaagggttacggggagcgggcaggtaagtggagctgagtccacggccagatcagccatgatcttgttgaatggcggagcaggcttgaggggctagatggcctactcctgttcctaattcttatgttcttatgttctaagaccgccctaagtggaggaagtgcaaccgggagggcactgagcacctcgagtctcgttgccgaaagcatgtggaggacaagcgcaggcagtggaaggagcgtgtggcaaaccagtcccacccaccctttccctcaaccattgtctgtcccacctgtgacaggggctgtaattccagtattggactgttcagccacctgaggactgccTATGACGGTGCTGCTGCATTATGGGAAGTGTAGTTCTCGCTCGGGGCGTTTGTGACGTCACGCGTTGGACTGCAACTCCCAGAACGCACTGTGCGGGGGAGGGTCGCGCGCACCTTTTCGGTCCTgcagtgagggggggagaagatgtctctgTCTCGCGGCCTAATGGCACCGTCAGATTCAAGCAGAACAGCAAAAGTTGTCGCTTTCTTGAGGCTGCAACCCGTGGATCAGCTCAGATAAACTGCACTTTACACTCAGCCGCCGTCCTGCCCGAGGTCTGTAATCCTACCGATTGTTAACACAAGTTTATCAGCAAGAATTCCACTTACTGTCTTTATTTGCCGACTGATCCAGATGTTGGGGGAGGTTAATATTTAGTggttttttcctgatgttttcctgTTTTTACCATCGCTTTCCACGGGACAGCTGTTGGGAACTACTGTTAACACACGCAATATTGTCGCGTGTGACTGACATTATACAGCACAGGCCAGAGTGCAAAATTGTGAGAGTTACGGAAAAATGTGGGCAGTGGAGGCCAGCCTTTTCAGTAAAAGTCAAAGCAACATTTTCAGAAAAAACATCAGAACTGGTAGTGCAGTGGGACACTTTTGGTAAAGGCCCAGTCTCTCTGCACAGGAGTCTGTTCTGTGTTTTAAAGTTCACAGATGTTGCAGCTTGTAACCAGCTGTGGAGTTAGGATTTTAAGAGGAAGGGCAAAATATTTGACTGGTAAATTACTCAACGAAGGCGGTTCGATGGCTGAAGTTTTGTTTTAACTGttaaaaatcccccccccccccccccaagttccgTATGGTCCCTAGAACAGATTTTAGTCTATTGTTAAAATGACAATTTGTAAATGTCCCATGTCCTTTCCCACATTGTAATAAGAGATGTGATGAATTTATACATCGAGATGGGAATTTTATTAATTAGTAATGGATCTCGTACAGTGTTTCTGATGGTAGCAAGGGTCTGGCAGTatttggggagtgggggaggcaCTTACAGTATTGGGAGCCAGTGTTATGGAAGGAGGGGTCTGCCAGTGTCTTTATGTGCATGGTTTTGGTTCAGAATTAGGATTGATATTTGTCTTTGTATATATGAATACACAAAATATacagcagcaacttgtatttagtAATCCAGAAAGTTTCATAATCCAAAAGTGTACAATATTTCACCACACACCCCATTCTAGGTTTAGGTGAGTGTAGGCAGAAGGGGTGGAAATTGTGCCCATTTAATTTTACAGATAAAGTCAATACGAATATGTAATGGGAAAGCTCACCCTGTAATCATGCCAACCAGGAATTTCAATCTCTTGTTTCTTTGTTATTTTGATTTATTTAATAACCTCCATTTTGGCTATCAGCATGGGTAATAATATACCTCACAATCTAAAATGAAGAGTTAATCATTCTTTGACCTTGAGTATCCTAAGGCATTCGACAGAATAATATTTTTAACGTCATGAATTGTATTTGAAGAGCTACATTCTGCTGTAGTTTGCCAGATCATAAACTTTGAAGTAGGGTTGAACTAGCAGGGAAAACAAAACCAGTAGGCGAATGTAATGGATTTTACGGTTTGCCATTTCAATCTATCATCTGTATTTGCAGATATGATCATTTTAAAGAAGATGAATGAAGCAAGATTTATCTTCCAGAACATTCAGCCAGTGACTTTACACTTGTCCGAAGAGACTACCACGTCGAGTTTATGCGTAAGCAACATGGAAGGCATAGAGCGGCAGTTTAAAAACTTCGTGGAGGCATTCCTCGTCGAAGTTTACAGATGTAAAATCTGTGCATTCACCTGCAGCCTGAAGATCAAAATGAACTCTCACATGGAAGACGTCCACAAACCCAAGGCCGACGACCAGCTTTCTAAGAAGATGGCTGGTCCCTGCCACGCTGAACACTATTCCTCATACAGCACGGAGGTAGACATGGACATGGAAAGTAAAGCGGCCGAGGACATTATGGTGGACAACCTCGAGAGGATGTCCTTTCTCCTTCCAATGTACAGGATGCTTCACAATATTAGCCCCGTGTCCTGCGAATTGGGACTGGGAGGGCGCAATGATAGTCTGCACGCCGATGATTCGTGTGAGGTCAACACGCTGTTTGAAGGGGAGCCTACACCTTTTCAGTTAGATGGACCCCACCCTGTGGCATCGGGGCTACAGCCAGCCGCAGTTGGGACAGCCATGCCTGGTATGGGTGAAGACGATGAAGAGGCTCAGTCAGAGCATCTTATGTCTCTGGGCCTCTGTCGGATATCCAATAATAATAAAACCCAGACGGTGAGCTTAGAAGCCTACTGCCAGAAAGCTGATGGCGATCGTGCAATTCCCAAGAAGCAAAGGCAGCCGAAAAAGAAAAAGCGGAGTGAAAAGCAACGTTCCAATCATGCTGGAAACTCCCAAACGGCTTTGAAAAATGAACATTATTTTTGCGAGTTGTGCAAACTGGACTTGAAGGCAAAAGACATTTACGACCTTCACTTGAACTGTCATGATGGGGACACATGCTTTAAATGCACGTACTGCAGTTCCTGCACGACCGAGTGGAACCTGATGGAAAAGCACCTCGAGAGCCACAATGCTGGAAGGTGGACCTACAAGAAGGTATTCACGAGGCAAAACGCTTGGAGACTGCACGAAGTCAGCCACCAACAAAAGCCAGGCCTCTTCTACTGTCCGAAGTGTCCATCTTTCTATTCCTCGGAGAATGTGAGAGATTTGcatactgcctgccattatgaggaTGGTTTTAAGTGTACACAGTGTGATTTTACTGGTAGGTTTTATTAATTTTCTTCCCTGCTCCCCAGGAATTTGGGAAGAACTCCCTGACCCGTTGCTTTTTATTTTTGTTTGCCGAGTCCACCCCCATCTTATgagcatatgaacaatgacggacaggtaaatagcctgtcgagcctgtcccacacagtcTTGTGTATCACAAGATATACACTCCATCCCACCTgaaatcatgtgatctcctgggagaggcaaaaaaaaagagaTTACAAAACTCAAGGTCAATTTggagaaaagaaatctgggaaattcttctccgacccatcgaggcgatcaaaactagtccagatcaccactctggccttgaattccagacagaaagacagacttggatttatatagcgcctttcacgaccatcagatgtctcaaagcgctttacagccaatgaagtacttttagagtgcagtcactgttgtaatgtagtacatgttgaaccacccttatccagaaccaaccttcgtccagaaccattcccggccaccgggtggcgcatgtgctgAACTCCGACATAAACAAATGAAGTCTTTCCtcactgctgactcccgcaatcgctggcctgaccccacgatccacctctttttccccccccctttcctccccacccccatgAATTCTCTGCTGCtctcccagccccgatatccccttgctcagtacctgcaccaatttaacgtgaccaccccttgtccggaaaaaatctcttatccagaacaggccaggttccgatggttccggataagggaggttcaaccccctaccttctgtaagaggtgagctCCGCCCCCGCCAGAAACAGGTCCCTGGTTTGATCCCTAGCCTGTGCCGAGTCCACTTATCTCAGCTGGAGTAGTAGTTGAGTGGTTGGCCTCGGCAACCCTGAGCTAGCGAAAAGAAAAATCAACCAGGATTTCCTCTCGTGATGCTTTCTAGTAACTCCTGTTGGAAAATGTACTTGCGTGGGGGACAGGATTAGGCTCTACTGTGATTTCTGCATGCAACCCCCCTCTTCATCTAGATTCTCACATGAAGCTTGGCCATGTGGGTGGCAAAGCCAGAGAGCAGTCAACACCCATAGGGCCATACCCGAGCATAGGTTAGCATCCGGGAGGGGGAAAGGGATGATCGCTTTCAAGTGTAACAGATTGCACATCGTTACATTCTCCACGAGAGTAGTTAAAACAAGCTGCAGTAtgtacatgcgcacacacacacacaaacgaacATGTACACAGTGTTAGGAGGTGTATCTGCAGGCTTAATCGccgaagcaaaatactgcagatcttaaatagaaacagagaatgctggaaacactcagcaggttgagcaacatctgtggagagagaaacagataaattAATGTTTTAGCAGTGGGCCCTTTATCAGAACTAAATTATTAACGAGCAGCATTTAAAAAAAAGGACATGGGGGAGGAGGACAGGACAATAAAAGCACACACAAAGAGGAAAATAAATAGTATAGTAGCAGAAGTAATATAAACGGAAGACAATAGGAAGTataaaagaaagagttgcatttatatagcgcctttcacgaccactggacatctcagcgctttacaaccaatgaagtacttttggagcgtagtcactgttgtaatatataaagaaagaaacaaaggacaTAAGGAGACACAGATTGTGTGAATAAAGAAAGGGATGGTGGAAAGGGAAGTGGGCAAGGTGGAGGAGACTTTAGTAGGCCAGGTAGAAGGAAAAGGCAGGTTGACACCAAGGATTCAGACCACTCCACCAGCAAGGTGTTCTGATTGGTGGAGTAATTGGGAGAAGGAAATGCATCCCTTACCGGAAGCAGGTTAGGAAGACGTATACTCCAAGTCATTGTGGGAGTCAGTGAGCCTGTACTTTTTATTAAACTGGAAAGCCCATCCCCCATGGGCATGGATTGGTTTTTAATTTCAGTCCTgccacttaaaaaaatatatatatatttgtactgTTGCATATCTTTCTAATTTGTCAAAATGTAAATTCACCCATGGGGATTTCAGTATAGTCCTGTAATGGAAACAGAGAGGACACTTGAGATAAAGGAGCAGATTATTCCTACTTTAGAAATTCAACTTTTACTCCAAGCACCTCCCAGACAGCTATTTTTAGATTTCTTTCAGCATATTTACATTTTCAAGAAAGTATGTTTTGTCCATTGCCATATTGCAACAGTGGTAACAATTTATAGCTCTCTGAGCTGTACCTATCATaaaaatcatagaaaattacgacacagaaggaggccattcggcccttcttgtctgtgccagtcaaaaaagagctacctggcctaatcccatcttccagcactaggtctgtagccctgtaggttacggctttttaagtgcatatccaagtactttttaaatgtgatgaaggtttctactTCTGGTAACTTTTGTTCTGCTACTGCCCAATTTAAAAACGACTTTCCTCGTTTTGGTTAACTTTGCATTGCGCATAATTTCTGTCACTGACAGTCGGTGTGTTCCTATGCTTCTGCTCACATAATGCGATAGCCTAAGGTGCATAAAATTGGTTTGCGATGATTCACTTTGCTTTATTTTTCTTAATTGCTGGGATAAGGCATCTGACCTTGGATCTGTGTCTACCTCTGACCAAAAAGCTCGTAATGAACTAGGTCATACTGTGTCACAACAACATGGAACACTATGCCATGGCACTACCCAAGTTAAACACCGTGTAAATTATTGGAATATCTAGTGTTACAGAAGTTATCCATTATTAATGTGGTCAACTGTATGTAAATAGAGCTGTTAGCCTCGGCTCAGTGGCTAGCGCTTTCacatcggagtcagaaggtcgtgggtgcgAGCTGCATTTAAAATAGGATAATTTACAGTGATGTcccagcaataagaacataagaaataggagcaggagtaggccatatggcccctcgagcctgctccgccatgaactcggctccacttccccacccgctccccataaccccttatcgggttagaaactgtctatctttgtcttaaatttattcgaatgtcccagcttccacagctctccgaggcagcgaattccacagatttacaaccttttgagaaaataaatttctcctcatctgttttaaatgggaggccccttattctaagattatgccctcctagttctagtcacccccaccaGTGGGaatattctctgcatccaccttgtcaagccccctcaatgggcccaagtttccacaagaaaaaaaacgggcgcccctccgagctgggcgcccgtttttcgcacctaaaacggcgcctaaaaaaatcctcggtattctccacctacttacaggtcctctggccctcggtgcggcgcagcacgagctgtggggggtcggagccaggtcccggcgctgaaaacagtgccgggacctctgcacatgcgcgctacagtcggcacgcaagtgcagtagctccaggcgccgaactgtgtgggaggggcccgaagcacgcagcccctagccctggccgaatggcctcactggggctgcgtgaataaggctcctcccacggccagctcctgctccccgcccccgaccagacccgacacccgctccccgccccgccccgacccccgttctttcccccccccccccccccccccgagacccgactctctctctctctctctctctcagcgacacgaacggctgcagagaagcactttcacacaggtaggaagatggtttatttaatcttttcttggcttataaatgtttattcaggttggatttatttgtataatatttgtagaagtataaataaggatttattgtcgaatttaatgagttccctccccccccacctcgttctggacgcctaatttggaacctgcgcctgatttttttaatgtgtagaacaggttttttcagttctacaaaaatcttcactggctccattctactttagtttggagtacattttcactgtgaaaactttcaaatcaggcgtcagtggccggacacgcccccttttgaagaaaaacttctgttctaaactagaactgttcgacctgactagaactgcagaaaaaaaatgtggagaattgcgatttctaaaatagtccgttctccaccagttgctccaaaaaatcaggcgcgaatcatgtggaaacttgggcccataatcatatacgtttcgataagatcacctctcagtcttctgaattccaatgagtagaggctcaacctactcaacctttcctcataaatcaaccctctcatccccggaatcaacctagtgaaccttctctgaactgcctccaaagcaagtatatcctttcggaaatatggaaaccaaaactgcacacagtattccaggtgtggcctcaccaataccctgtataattgtagcaagacttctctgcttttatactccatcccctttgcaataaaggccaagataccattggccttgctgatcccttgctgtacctgcatactatccttttaatgtttcatgcacaagtacccccaggtcccgctgcagcactttgcaatctttctccatttaaataataacttgctctttgattttttctgccaaagtgcatgacctcacacattccaacattatactccatctgccaaatttttgcccactcacttagcctgtctatgtccttttgcagatttgttgtgtcctcctcacacattgcttttactcccatctttgtatcgtcagcaaacttga
This DNA window, taken from Pristiophorus japonicus isolate sPriJap1 chromosome 5, sPriJap1.hap1, whole genome shotgun sequence, encodes the following:
- the LOC139264233 gene encoding zinc finger protein 431, producing MIILKKMNEARFIFQNIQPVTLHLSEETTTSSLCVSNMEGIERQFKNFVEAFLVEVYRCKICAFTCSLKIKMNSHMEDVHKPKADDQLSKKMAGPCHAEHYSSYSTEVDMDMESKAAEDIMVDNLERMSFLLPMYRMLHNISPVSCELGLGGRNDSLHADDSCEVNTLFEGEPTPFQLDGPHPVASGLQPAAVGTAMPGMGEDDEEAQSEHLMSLGLCRISNNNKTQTVSLEAYCQKADGDRAIPKKQRQPKKKKRSEKQRSNHAGNSQTALKNEHYFCELCKLDLKAKDIYDLHLNCHDGDTCFKCTYCSSCTTEWNLMEKHLESHNAGRWTYKKVFTRQNAWRLHEVSHQQKPGLFYCPKCPSFYSSENVRDLHTACHYEDGFKCTQCDFTDEAWSKVYKHLCNHDSSIKPHGCTECDKRFFRIVELKEHMAKHNEARPFLCQFCGRTFKYRRQMNKHRRQAHQKAKEKRRENENGLTSGRHEEKEPRIKTKKPSKEFVCNICTRKCSSKLALQRHMGTHTGIKPFHCQHCDYKTRLKASLIQHMRIHTGEKPFKCAICQYASIDASSLRRHSRTHSTDKPYKCQLCSYSCIQKKSLDLHVRRHHTGETFGCHLCVYSSPDKQLLQKHLKKHQKELEEPLKSGQTAPGVEPFTAEHFVAAPDILQSGKS